A genomic segment from Dasypus novemcinctus isolate mDasNov1 chromosome X, mDasNov1.1.hap2, whole genome shotgun sequence encodes:
- the BMP15 gene encoding bone morphogenetic protein 15 translates to MLLFGILRVLLVSGLVIFVEHRVQMARVRESSIALLAETPTLPLIRELLEEAPGKQQRKPWLLGHPLRYMLELYQRSADLHGHPRENRTLGATMVRLVRPLTRIARPFGGPWFIQTLDFPLRTNRVAYQLVRATVVYHHQLHLAHFHLSCHVEPWVEKRSINHFPSSKRISSEPSLLPKVWTEMDITQHVQQSLWNHRRHRVLRLRFVCQQQKGSEVLEFRRGTSYFDSAFLLLYFNDTHKSFQKDGFLPRDFMESESPILSRMARQAGSIASDIRGPSWSRDGPERNRCSLHPFQVSFHQLGWDHWIIAPHLYTPNYCKGACPQVLHYGLNSPNHAIIQNLVNELVDQNVPQPSCVPYKYAPISILLIEANGNILYKEYEDMIAQSCTCR, encoded by the exons ATGCTCCTCTTCGGCATCCTTAGAGTCCTTCTTGTTTCAGGACTCGTGATCTTTGTGGAACACAGGGTCCAAATGGCAAGAGTAAGGGAGTCCTCTATTGCTCTCCTGGCTGAGACCCCTACCTTGCCCCTGATTCGGGAGCTGCTGGAAGAAGCCCCTGGCAAGCAGCAAAGGAAGCCATGGCTCCTTGGGCATCCCCTGAGGTACATGCTAGAGTTGTACCAGCGTTCCGCTGACCTGCATGGACACCCTAGGGAGAACCGCACCCTTGGGGCCACAATGGTGAGGCTGGTAAGGCCCTTGACCCGTATAGCAAGACCTTTTGGAG GCCCCTGGTTTATTCAGACCCTGGACTTTCCTCTGAGAACAAACCGGGTAGCATACCAACTAGTCAGAGCCACTGTAGTTTACCACCATCAACTCCATCTAGCTCACTTCCACCTCTCCTGCCACGTGGAGCCCTGGGTAGAGAAAAGATCAATCAACCACTTCCCCTCTTCAAAACGAATTTCCTCAGAGCCTTCCCTGCTGCCCAAAGTTTGGACAGAGATGGACATCACACAACATGTTCAGCAAAGTCTCTGGAATCACAGGAGGCATAGGGTCCTACGACTTCGCTTTGTGTGTCAGCAGCAAAAAGGCAGTGAGGTTCTTGAATTCCGGCGTGGAACTTCGTACTTCGATAGTGCCTTCTTGTTACTCTATTTTAATGATACCCATAAAAGTTTTCAGAAGGACGGATTTCTCCCCAGAGACTTTATGGAAAGTGAGTCTCCTATTCTTTCACGGATGGCTCGACAAGCAGGCAGTATTGCATCTGATATTCGTGGTCCCTCCTGGAGTCGTGATGGTCCTGAACGGAACCGGTGTTCCCTCCACCCTTTCCAGGTCAGCTTCCATCAGCTGGGGTGGGATCACTGGATCATTGCTCCCCATCTCTATACCCCAAACTACTGTAAGGGAGCATGCCCCCAGGTATTACACTATGGTCTCAATTCTCCCAATCATGCTATCATCCAGAACCTTGTCAATGAGTTGGTGGACCAGAATGTCCCTCAGCCCTCCTGTGTCCCTTATAAGTATGCTCCCATTAGCATCCTTCTAATTGAGGCAAATGGGAATATCTTATACAAGGAGTATGAGGATATGATTGCTCAGTCCTGTACATGCAGGTAA